From the Xylocopa sonorina isolate GNS202 chromosome 9, iyXylSono1_principal, whole genome shotgun sequence genome, the window AGTCGTACATATGCGAGAAGATGAGCAAGACTACCCCGGACTTCTCGGATATACCGTCGCACGTTGGAAACTTAATAATTCAAGCTATATCCATTAATTCGGCATACACATCCAGAATAATACCCGCGCAGGACCCTTCAGAATTGCCGCTTCAAGTCGGCAATAAAACCGAATGTGCCTTACTTGGATTCGTAGTAGCCCTGGGCATGAACTATCAGACGATACGGGACGATCAACCTGAGGAAACATTCACGCGGGTCTACACGTTCAATAGCGTTAGGAAGAGCATGTCCACCGCCATCCCGAGGAAAGGTGGTGGATACAGGCTCTTCACCAAGGGCGCTTCCGAGATCATCATGAAGAAGTGCGTTGCATCATCTTTTCTTTTTCAATTTCTCACggttaaaacaaaaaaaaaaaaaaaaaaaaagacaccaCCACTGATACTATCGTTACCAATTCCAGATGTGCCTTTATATATGGTCGCGATGGTCATTTGGAGAAATTTACCAGAGAGATGCAGGAGCGTCTGGTAAAGAACGTGATCGAGCCGATGGCGAGCGACGGCCTCCGTACCATTTGCATCGCTAGCCGGGACTTCGTTCCGGGGAAAGCAGAGATCAATCAGGTTCACATCGACAACGAGCCGAACTGGGACGACGAGGAGAACATCGTGAACAACCTGACGTGTCTGTGCATCGTTGGTATCGAGGACCCGGTACGTCCCGAGGTGCCTGACGCGATCAGGAAGTGCCAGAGGGCCGGCATCACTGTGCGTATGGTGACCGGTGACAATATAAACACTGCGCGTTCGATCGCGATGAAATGCGGCATTTTGAAGCCGAACGAGGACTTCCTGATCCTGGAAGGTAAAGAGTTCAACAGGAGGATCCGCGACAGCAACGGCGAGATACAGCAACATTTGTTGGATAAAGTGTGGCCGAAGTTGAGGGTGTTGGCTAGATCGTCGCCTACAGACAAGTACACGCTCGTTAAAGGAATAATCGACAGTAAATCTAGCTCGTCGCGCGAGGTGGTCGCTGTTACTGGTGACGGTACGAACGACGGTCCCGCTTTGAAAAAGGCGGACGTCGGGTTCGCGATGGGCATTGCCGGCACGGACGTCGCCAAGGAAGCATCCGACATCATTCTAACGGATGATAATTTCTCGTCGATCGTGAAGGCGGTTATGTGGGGTAGAAACGTCTACGATAGTATAGCGAAGTTCTTGCAGTTTCAGCTGACCGTCAATATCGTCGCTGTTATAGTTGCTTTTATCGGGGCATGTGCCGTGCAAGATTCCCCCCTTAAAGCGGTGCAGATGTTGTGGGTGAACTTGATCATGGACACGTTAGCGTCTCTCGCATTAGCCACCGAAATGCCTACGCCTGATCTTCTGCTTCGTAGACCGTACGGTCGCACGAAGCCGCTTATCTCCAGGACAATGATGAAGAATATACTCGGCCAGGCTGTCTATCAGTTGTCTGTAATTTTTATGCTTCTTTTCGTTGGTAATTATATCATTATTCTTCTCTTGTTTCCCTCCTTATTCGAGTTCATTCCCGGTTATCTCGAATCCACAAGAGGCAGGATACTTTCGGACCTCGAGATAACCGAGACGATCGAACGGGGACGTCTGTTTAACGATCAACCGTATGATCGACAGGTGACCAGATGCTCGATATCGATAGCGGCCGGGGAGTTGCACAGGCTGGCGGCGGTCCAACGCAGCACTTCACCATCATCTTCAACACGTTCGTCATGATGACTCTTTTCAACGAATTTAACGCCAGGAAAATCCACGGTCAGCGTAATGTCTTCCAAGGAATATTCACCAACCCTATCTTTTATTCTATCTGGATCGCCACGTGTCTATCGCAGGTAAGTCATCTCTTTGAATATTCCGACATCCATCAGAATCGTGCTTGTTGCCTTGTCACCAGTAAAACTGATGTTTCCGAGAGAGAAGTTGAGGTGCGAAAGTGGAATGTTTGGGGAAACTTGATGTTCTACTTCGTTAATAATACGTACGAaattagaaatagaaaattaGGATGTTGAAGAATAAGCTGGTAATTTGGAAATGTCAAATATGCATATATCTCTCGTTAATCTGTAACGAACTGCATTGGCAGTGTTATATAGTACGTGGTACGTCAGACAAATTTGTCGAATACTCGTCGACGAATGTCCATATAGTTAATCGCTGTTCAGGTAGAATTTCACACTTATTTCTCTCGCAACTAACCGCACGATACgttaacacagaaaagagagttTCAGGCAAGCGGAAAACGGATACACGAGAAGTTCCCTTACACTTTCGGTGACATCGAACATCCGCCCGTTCTCCTATGCCTCGCCAATAAACTTTTCTCTGTTTCTTTTTAGGTAATTATCATACAATACGGTAAAATGGCGTTCAGCACGAAAGCTCTCACATTAGAACAATGGATGTGGTGCCTGTTCTTCGGAATCGGTACTCTATTGTGGGGCCAAGTAATTACGACTATTCCTACGCGCAAGATTCCTAAAATCCTTTCGTAAGTTATAAACATAttcacgtaaaaaaaaaaaaacttccaTTTCTTTTAGTGTCTAGATGATGAGAGATACTTCTGTTGGGTTTAACGGGCGCAGCCTTTGGCGACCTGACTTAAAAAAGAAAAGTATTATGGTCTCGCCCTGGTTGCGTTCTCATTCAGAATAATATTTCGGGATGGTACTTTTCGTTACGTACTcttttctgtttctttttcttttcttactGTATAATTTTTAACTtggtttttttttctattttttttttattcttttttttttttttgtccgaAAGTCAAAAGCGAGAATGCCGGACGTCGACGCGTGTAACAACCACTCTAAAAAGCATCTTGGAGCTATGAGCGACTAAACCAGCCACATATTGCACGCATATAACTCTGGGCAAATTAAGAGAATGCGGGGCGGGAGGGGGAAATGCGTGGACTTTTCTTGCTTTCTTGCTTTCTTGCATCGTGCGACGCGACAGGAACGCGTTTCGCCTGGGACACTTTAAAAATATAACAAGGGAGCCTTTTCGAAGCTTTGAGAATGAATCTTAACAAATACGCTgtgatatgtacatatatacatcTCGTTTATAATGTAACTATTTTTTGATCAACGAAACCGCGATCACGTGTTCTAATTTAGGTTTTTTGACGGTTCTTTCGTACGTAGTTTCTATGGGTTTTTATCGGAGATCCTCCTCGTACACGATAGCCGGCATTGCATGAATCTTTTTAACTGAATCGAACTCTCGATAGAGAAATATATATCGTCGATCTATTTATTATTATAGCGTATACTCGATTGAAAGTTGTTCGACAATTAAGCACGATTATTCTGCGTTCTTATCTACTTTTGTAAGAGTACAGAACctgttattaaaatatttattaatcgCCTCTCGCCGATGGTTGGTAGTTGTATGAGAACATATTGTACAAATGTTATATGTATCATCTTAATACTAATATCgagaatttctttttttttttttttttcttttcaccaCCGAAACTAATTTCTGGTTTGTTTGAACAATTCTCGTTATTAATATAAAGAGCGACCAGATTTCGTACAGGTTCTTTCGTACATGTATCTTTGGCACAGTATATTCTTTTATATAACTGACATCCGTTGTTATCATGTTACTCGGAAATTGTATATGAAACACGAGTGTAGGAACATCGAAAAGACAGTACCATTTGAAAGATAAGTATCATCATAATCGGTATCGTGTAAAGGTGTGATAGAAGGGAGGCATGCATCGTGGAATTCAttcttactattattattcttattcttcttcttaTTATTATTGTCATTATTATTGCgattatgattattattattattattagtagcTGTATTATGATTGTAGCGCTTCCGTCGGTTTACGTTTCTCGCTTCTACGACTCCTTTTTCCTGTTGCTTTTGCCCGTCATACGTCTCTCACCCCCACAACACCACGTTAGAGTAATCGCTTTACGTAGCATGCTCCCTAGACGCCAACGTATCGAAAGTAACCCAATTCGTGACCCACGATCCGGTGAATCACTGTGATCCGAACTAGAGAAACACGTTAGAGATGAATGATCCGCGCGTGCTCAGCTGTTCCCTCGCTCCCACCTCTTTGTAACTGTACATTAGTGCTAGCCAAGCGAAACAACGTTTAAGGTTCCGtttgaaagaaagagaaaaaaaaaagaaacaagaaaAATGTAACTTTGAACGTTTAGTGGCGAACATAAGATATCGACGATGTCAAAAATTACTCCAAACATTcgttactattttttttttcttttttttcttaatgGAAATTAGCGAGAAGAGATTAGACATTTGAATAAGCATGCGCTTACTTGGATACCGATGTAGCCAAGGCCTCTGTTTGGGGAAACGAGCACCAATTCCCATGAGTGGACTTACGAATCGGTGCCCGTTTCCGCGGCAAGAACTCTTAGACTCGGTATTAGGCTTAGCTGTTGCATGACTGAAGACCCTTCTCCGACGTCTACGTACTTGTTTGTGTAAAAAGTAACCGAATGAAAACGGCGTCCCGACGTGGTGTTCACCGTAACACTTGGTCTCTCTCACGACACATCCGTGTACACGTATATTGTAATGTATTTTTGCGTTTTCTGTTTGGTGCAAGGGATCTCAGTGGCCCGCTTGAACCGAGTTCAAGTACACAGTAACAGTTTCTTTTGGTTCTGGAGATTCTTAGAGAGCTGCAAAGTAACGAGATAGCTCTGTTATTATAATAAGTGGTAACATTTGCGGCTTAGCACTTTAACTCTAATCACTCTTGCTCTCTCGCTGGAGCTGTTTACGACTTTGTTCTTTCAACAACTTTAACATTATCTGTCTGCGCCCATCTATCTATCTGTctgtctttctttctttctttctgtctatctgtctgtctgtctgtctgtctgtctgtctgtctgtctgtacatttatatatttctatCCTGCTGTATCTGTCTGTCTCTTCCAATCTCTGGTTTCGTTCTTGTTCTCTTTGTCTGtctctttctgtctctctcactctctctctctttctctctctcttccccaTCCGCCCATTCACACGCACGGAGCCGAACTTTCTTCTTCAGAATCGGTTTTCTTTCCTATTTCTCTGCATCCGTTTCTCTCTGTTCGCTTAGGTTGCTTCCCAGTTCGCAAGCTTCGAGGGTTTGGTTGGGGGATGAAACGAGGAGTCTCTTGCGAATTGGAATCAACAAATCTCGCTGCTCTCGCGTCGAGCGCGTCTTAACTGTGAAACGAGAAAGCCGTAAAGAAAAGTatcgagaaaaaaagaaaaggaagaagcAAGGCGAAACTGATCAGACACgagaaaagaaacaaaaaagaaaagaaaaaaaaaataattgaacaAAGAGATACACACGCCTGTTTAAGATATAGGATGCGTGCGTTTTATGTGTATCATGGGTTGCTTCTGTGCGGTCGTCCTGGTCCACCATACAGACACGGTGTTGCGATCACGCGATGTGAAACGACGAAGCCGTCACGTAACACGATTGGGGCTCTCTCTCAcactttttttaattattaatcttCTGCATTCGCTTGTTTAAAGCTTCTAACGAGCCACTTGTCTGTAGGTTACATAGAGAACGTAGTTGCGGTTTTATTCTTGAGCTTTTACTTGAACAATAATCGTCCCTCCTGAACAGGTAAGAGAGATCTCGGATCTCGCTGGCCGATTTTAACGGCCCACGTATTTTAACCAGTGGATTGCGCAGGGAAGTTGCGTTATCGCGCGCCGTTCAGGCTCGTGGTTCTCGCGGATCGTGTGGAGCTATTGaatggaggaaaaaaaaagacaaaaaaaaagaggaaccaGTCCAGAGGAGAaggggagaaaaaagaaaacaataacGATCAAGTACCAACGATATCTCACACCCCGGTCCTGAAAGTATATATCAGAGCACACGTGCATCGTTCCCTGGAACGTTTTTTAAACATCACGACGACCCTCCTCCTCACACCGTCATCGCGTTTCCGTTCTCGTTTACCGTTTTCTTTGACTTTCTTCTTATTCTTGTAGATTCTCTGTTCACCGCTGTCGCCCTTCTCCCGACAAGTACAAAAGTATCTCTATCGTCGTCACACACGCCATGTACATAGACATATACATACACGCGCGCACACGGACCACAGGCGTTAACAAGCCATCCCCTCATGTCGATGGAGAACCGCATTTATCGCTCACTTTATCCGCATTGCACCTCACATCGCATCCCCTCGTTCGTTGGCTCATTCTTTTACACGTCGCAACATTTCCTCTTGTACGCGCGTTAAATATCGCCGGCTGTTTCGCAGTCGCTGCCTCCTTTCCGCGAGCTTTTGTTCGCTGATGGGAAATTGGTTCGATGAAACTTAAACCTTTGCACTCTGCGCCTCCTCGGACGttggcaataatttctattgccaaCGTCGACCAGTTTTCATCTTCTTCTCCAAGACTTCAGGGACCACGCGCGTTTCTTGAAAACCTGCGATGGAAGAAGTTTTATCTCCCTGATTGTTAATCAATTTTGAGGGCCCCTCAGAGGACATTAgagtgtaaagggttaaattatcgATAGCCTAGCGACTCTGAAACAGCTTGCacatctttctttctctctctctttctctctctctctctctctctctctctttctatccgtCTGCTTTCCTTTCTTGGCCACTTCCGATCTCTGTTGTGCCACCGTCGAtcgatacacatatatatattctcCACTTGATGAAAAGGGGaagtgtaataataataatttgaaCTGACCAACATCCGGCGACACCGTTAGAGAGATAGCGTGGTTAGGTGTCCAAGCTAAGGAGCGAGGGGAAAAAAAACCGTAGAACTGAAAATTTTGGGTGCAGTGCGTTGAGAGGAGCCGGCTCTACGCGTCATCAGTCAACCAAAtccaaaacaaaaaaaaaaaaaaaaagaatcaaaATCTccctcctaaaaaaaaaaacaaaaaaaaaacctaCTTTGATTATAGACCATGTGTGTAACAGGGATCGAGTGATGAAGAATTGGTTTCATGTTTTTTAAAAACAGATGGGGCCGCGGCCAGCCGGATGATATCGGTGCGATCAATCTCGGAGATGAGAAATTCGACCCTGACTCGGATAAAAAGCCGCGCGCAGGACAAATTCTATGGATCCGTGGTCTAACACGACTACAGACACAGGTAACTATCcctatctctctcactctcatgTCATCACTCGAAGTCAGCGTTCTCTCGGGTTCCCTCCCCCTCTCTCCCCGTCCCCGCGGGTTAAACTTGAGGAAGTGCCAAACTAATAAGACCCCACCcccgcaaaaaaaaaagaaatacgagAATACATAATTAACGGGACCACttgagaacaaaaaaaaaaagacgaaagAAGGGGGAAGAAAAAAGGTAGAACCGCGCGTACGCGCGAGACACGTTTATTTCTCTCCACGGTCACGGGTCGACGAGTCCTTCCGTCGTCCTGGTGCCGGATTTTTAGGGCCTCGTCTCCACCACCAACCGGCTGTGTTCCTGTTGAACCACGTGTACCGGTACCACCGTCGACAGCGTTACAACGCCCGTGAATATACCACATCGTCGCAGCTAAACAAAAGTTGTGCTCTCTTTTTAACAACGATCGTGTGCGCAGATGAGCTACTGCATTGTGGATGAATCTTTTCGCGGTGGGAAGTGTCTCAGGATGAAGGAGGATCAGTGAGGAAGAGTCTCGGACGGACTTTTACTGTTACAGTTATTTGATAACTGGTCTTGCTGCTATCCGCATCGAATGGGATAAGATAAGAGAGCGTTTACCTCGTGGATCTGTTGTTTTGGTATCTGACAAATTCGTTTCACTAGCTAGCCCTCGATTCTGATACGGAGTTCCGATTCTCTTCGCTCGAGAACCTTTGCCATCGAATCTACCCGGAGGGAAGCATCCATATGCAGTAGTGTACAGTCTACACGAAACGCACAGAGTCgacaagtatatatatatattcgtaCGTTCTCTGTCTGGTTTTATTCCACGTGTGTACGTTCTTTcgtttcactttcatttcgTTTACTTTTTACGTTCCAGACCGTTGTTTACCTTGGTTTGCATTTCCATTTGAGTTCTTTGCCGTGTCACCTCGACGATGCGTACCTTGCGttcgttttatttttttaatccTCTTGATACTGCGACGCCGTCCTGCGTTAGCCACAGAAAGAAAGAAAGCTCGACGATCATGCGAACCAATGCTCCCCATGTTTTTTTCCACCGACACCGCCAACTTCGATCTCGATCCGATCGATCATCTTCGGGGTCATCTTCCCCTTGTTCCAACAGTGACACGATTCTGTCTGGGATCTTCTGAAATCGACCGAAGAGCGTCTTTATACAGTTTCTTTCTCGAGGTGTCGCTGTTCATTCTTTAACCCTTTATAAGACGGACAAGTGGTAACGTCTGGAAAGATCCAATCTTCTTTGGGCATTCTATGAACGCTGAACGTTCCAATCTCTAACGATAGAGCCTGCTCATCTTCCTCGAAATTAATGTTTGCCCGTGTTTCTTTTCAGGTAGGTTGTAATTCACCGTAAATTCACGGTTGGGATTCCGCCCTAAACTTATAAAGGGTTAACACGTTCATTGCTGTTTTACCGCTTTTGAAGAGGATACCTTTTAAAACATAGTCTGAATACTTTAGGCCACGAGTATCGAGATTGTCTCTATTAACCCCTTCGATTTCCTCGGATATAGCCACAGAGAAGATTCCACAGAGAATACAAAGCTCGTTAAACAGAATCGTGCCTCTGAACCTGTGAAATCGAATCGAAGCGGTTAATTGGACAACGGGGATGTCGGTGATGTGATTAATGCCAGGGAATGAACGATCTTTGCCCATCTCGTCGCGTGTTGATTTTATACTTCGACGTTTTAACAATCGAGGGAATCTTGTTTAACGTAAACGATAGACGACTTAAAGACGAGTAGAGTCTATTTAAAAATAGCAGATGGGTAAAGATCCACACCAGAACACCCTAGGGTGTAGACGACCGCTAATGGTAGACCTCTTCAGCTTGTGTTAGTTTCACCAAGCATTGCATAATCGTTTCCGAACCTAGAACACAAGCATGTAGGCGTCTTAGACAGCTAGTCGTCGATCTGCTCGACCTAGAGGCACGGATCCGATTATTTAGAATCAAGTTACCACTGATCCAAGCAGTCCTCGACTCATCTCTCGATCCAAGACCTCCATTCGAACCGTACTCTCTGTAGAGTAGACTTTTTAATTCTCCAGTTAGGGACAATCACCGAATTCAGGGGACAAGTACTCGCGAACGTTACTCCTAGGGATTTCGATCAAAGAATACAGTGTGAAGGAGGTTTAAAGGAAGTTCCGTTTCGACGCGTGATAGCTTTTGGGATAAACGTTTTACGCGAGATACGATAGATACACGTAGCTCGCCAAAGTAAAGGAAATTAAGACTCGACCAGGATCCTACTAGAGACTTTTGGGTAGATCTAAATTTTGATTAAATTTCTTTTACACGAAAGCTTAGGATGGTTAACGTAAGGGAAAGGAGTTGTTTAACGCTTGAAAATGTAGGGATCGATGCTCGAGCGAGAGTCGGAAAGGATAAACAAGCAGcccttcctcgtcgacgatgccTCTCGTATTTTTCTGTTActtttattttcattctttcgttTCTCTCAATGGGGACGGGTTAAACCTGATGAAGCTAGCGCATACTTGACAAAAACCGCGGCTCGCGATAGTGTAGATCGTCAAATTTACACGATTGCGACGCTCCTTTTAATTTATTGTGATACACCTCTTGGACATGCGACAATGGCCATCCGAATGGCAGACGTGAACTGCAAGAGTTACTGAAATTCTCTGATGGGATTAATCGCACGGTCCAAAAGATAAATCAGGAGGAAAAGGAAGAACAAAGTTTCACCGAAGATGTTCTCCACTTTCTTTATTCTATTGACTTACACTTCGCTTTCTCTCTTATTTCCTTTCTTCTCACTCTGGTAACACTACTCTAGACCTAACATGGTGATAAAAGAAAGCTGCGAAAGCGAAAAACGAAATAGACGTATTTACCTACGCCAAGAATATCTCATGCACACAACTATGTTTAACGTACACTGGACATCGTGTCCCTATGATATTATAATACACCTTTTTTCATCTGTTATAGAGACaaacacaaaaaaaaaacaaacaatgTTATAGATACCACATTCTGAGTTAAGCTAATTATGTAAATTGAATGTGTAACCTACTTTCAgacgagcaatagaactctggtGCAGAATGTATCTGTGACAGGCAGATCCCCCTCTCAGGATTACTATATGGTTAGTCCGCAAGTCCAATCTCCGCACTGTTTGACCGTTCTTAAATATTAATTCTTTCTTACGATTaccagtttttttttctttttcttaattTATCTTTTTCAATGGTTTTGTTTGTCTCATTAACCAGTCTGAGTTTTCCTTCTTACTGGTGCTTTCTGTTTAACACACACTttgttcctctctctctctctctctctctctctctctctcacctccTATTTAACAGTACGACTACTTTTCATTTCTAACTTTGATTCAGGCTTACTTTGATTTCTAACCGAACCTGGAACTTATACTCTAACATCATAGTTTACCTTCTTCTCGTCAGAATTTTACGTTTCCCTCTGTTTTGCCACAAGTTGTTCTTCTCTATTTGAGTTTGCCGTTTTCTAATTGTCTGCCTCTCCAACgtgtctctctctatctctctttctctctctctctatctatctatctatctatgtttcatatcgtCGCAATTCTGCTTGCGAGTCGCGAGCTTCTACTCGCTTCTATCGCGCAAGTCGTGCTGTATTTTTATTTCCCCGCGAGTCGACACAGCGGAGAGATTCCTGTGATCCGTTGGATCAGTTTTAATTGCCACGTTTCTTTCTAATCGACCCGTTTCATTTTCTTCCCCTTCGTTGGACACACGTTGCTCGGATTACTAAGTCACCCGTTTTGTTTCAGTCAGCAATTCCGACGATTCTCGCTTGAAGGGAAGAGAGACCAACCGACGTCCAACTGCTAGACCCAATTCTACCTCCCTTCGACTCCTTTTCACTCTGTTTAAACTCGTACCAACGATGTTCCAATGATCAGAACATTCACGTGGATCGTACCTGCGTATCGCGAATCTGTTCTGGTCGATATCTTAATTCTACAATGAAAACTACTCAGGTAAACTCTTCCCTTCCACTATTATCCGGTCTCTTCTCTTCAAGTCTAAAGGTACTCGTTTCGATCTCGATATGCAAATTTAATTTCAATCTGCCAAGCAACGTTTCTTCATCGTCTTTTTCTATTCCAGTTCCCTTCTCTACTCGATCAGAAAAGAAGAACGTCGACACTGCCTCCAGATCTTACCCGCATCCCAAGTTATCAATTTTTTGGTATCTCCGTTTCCGTTTCTTTCTCTCATTTCTTCTCTTCCGTTGAATTCTAAGATGTTGCATGCACGTCTGTGCGTATGTCTGTACGTATATGATTTTCCcgtatatacgtgtatatacgtagatatatgtatatatacacacgTGTATGTGAAATGCATGCGCGTATGTGTACGCGTATATGTATGTGTATGCGTATATATGTGTGCAGGACACACATACACGCGCGGCAAGGTACGCTTTTGCGAttattctttttctctctctctctctttctctctatctctctttctctttctctctccttcgTTTCAGTTTCTTCAAACATTGCCATCCAGTTCACTTTTTGTTTCTTTCCTCTGTCACTCGAACGACGGAATCATCGATTTGAATATCATCCGGAGTTAGGGGTGTTGATTTTGCTCGACAACCACATCTACATCCACTTGTTTGAACGTTTCCATTTTTTGCCTCGGAATCTTTctgttcttttttccttttcgacACGATTTTCAGTTCCAGGAATCGttcagttttttcttttttttttttttatacacgtTTCGTCAAACGATTCAATGATTCCATACGATGCAACAACTATCCAAGCATTAAGAATGAACTTGTACGTGTTTTCGCTGTTTGCTTCTGACACACTACCACATTCTTTcttatcttttttttctttcgtcgaGAGATTTCACCAGAAAGCATTCGCATCGCGCAAATGTGTCCCTCAACGTGGAGGGTAACGCGAGGGTAAACTATTTCCGTGCTCTTTTATTTAACGATCCTCCGCCATGGAAGCAGGCGTTGGATATTGTATTTTTTGTCGTGCTTCAACTGTACATTTCCAGTGAACGATCTGTGGTCGGTGTTTAAAAGACAAACGTTCCTCGGTAGTTTGCGCCTCTCGCTTCGCTCTGCTCATTTCCACGACACTCGTTTGATTTCGCGGCGAGAACAGTAAACCCTCGACGAATCTCTTGCTTGACTTGGACTCAAGCTCGAACCGTGCCCGGTAGCTTCGTTCGAATACGggaaaaggagagaaaaaaagaaaaggaaattgATCTCCGTCGGCTAGTCTCAAGCTTCATCGTCATTGCCATCGTCATCCCGTGTACGACCACGTTCGAGACGAAGCGAAAAGAAAGCAGTCGCGATGTCGTCGACTCTCTCCTACGAAAGCATTCATAAAAGGCTTGTATTTTGATTCGTCGATATTTTAATTGCTTTTCTCGGCATTCAAATGAGAAGGGTCAGTATTACACTTCAATTACTAGCCATATTTCTTTTATCTATAAAAAGAAATGTTTAAATGTAACTTTTCCACCTTACAGTAAGTCTCTGAACAAAATGGGTGTAACGATATGTTTCTTTTTCGTTTAGTGCTTTAATACTGACCTTTCTGGTGACAAAATACCGAGCAAAAGATTGATTCAAGTATCGACCGAGAGCAGACTTAAATACTGACCATTTAATTTGTCGCCTCCGTGGAACTCAATGATGCACCTGCGTATCAGCAGCCCCAAAAGTACCTTGTACGTGTGCTATGCGTGTGAACTGCATGCAACAACTCGCAACAACCAGGAACTCTCAATTAAAAACACATAATATGGGCAATCAGTGTGTAAAGAAACATGACTTAACAACCATGTGCCAACAATCGACATTCCGTTGTATCCAACGTGTGGTTTTCACACGAAGGAACGaaagcatatatatatatagatacatgtatgtatgtatatatatgtaccaACTACTATACCACTCACAATCGTACCGCCCACGCAAGTGGgcgtctatatattatatatataataacgttGGCTGTGTGATATCCGCTCCTTTATTTTAATCTCTTATTTCTGTTCTTTAATCGTTGCAGTG encodes:
- the Pmca gene encoding plasma membrane calcium-transporting ATPase 3 isoform X5: MATIDGRPAQYGVTLKQLRELMELRGREGVNKINSYGGVQEICKKLYTSPSEGLSGSAADIEHRRDTFGSNLIPPKPPKTFLQLVWEALQDVTLIILEVAALVSLGLSFYHPADDEEKPLIDEDEAKYGWIEGAAIFISVILVVIVTASNDYSKEKQFRGLQSRIEGEHKFSVIRQGEVKQISVSDIVVGDICQIKYGDLLPADGILIQSNDLKVDESSLTGESDHVKKGELFDPMVLSGTHVMEGSGKMLVTAVGVNSQAGIIFTLLGAAVDQQEQEIKKMKKEAKKQRKKKSLTGDEAVEITGNSHVSSGKHEGGENHHAASHGQAAEGKKEKSVLQAKLTKLAIQIGYAGSTIAVLTVFILVIQFCVKTFYIDGKEWRNTYAGDLVRHLIIGVTVLVVAVPEGLPLAVTLSLAYSVKKMMKDNNLVRHLDACETMGNATAICSDKTGTLTTNRMTVVQSYICEKMSKTTPDFSDIPSHVGNLIIQAISINSAYTSRIIPAQDPSELPLQVGNKTECALLGFVVALGMNYQTIRDDQPEETFTRVYTFNSVRKSMSTAIPRKGGGYRLFTKGASEIIMKKCAFIYGRDGHLEKFTREMQERLVKNVIEPMASDGLRTICIASRDFVPGKAEINQVHIDNEPNWDDEENIVNNLTCLCIVGIEDPVRPEVPDAIRKCQRAGITVRMVTGDNINTARSIAMKCGILKPNEDFLILEGKEFNRRIRDSNGEIQQHLLDKVWPKLRVLARSSPTDKYTLVKGIIDSKSSSSREVVAVTGDGTNDGPALKKADVGFAMGIAGTDVAKEASDIILTDDNFSSIVKAVMWGRNVYDSIAKFLQFQLTVNIVAVIVAFIGACAVQDSPLKAVQMLWVNLIMDTLASLALATEMPTPDLLLRRPYGRTKPLISRTMMKNILGQAVYQLSVIFMLLFVGDQMLDIDSGRGVAQAGGGPTQHFTIIFNTFVMMTLFNEFNARKIHGQRNVFQGIFTNPIFYSIWIATCLSQVIIIQYGKMAFSTKALTLEQWMWCLFFGIGTLLWGQVITTIPTRKIPKILSWGRGQPDDIGAINLGDEKFDPDSDKKPRAGQILWIRGLTRLQTQIRVVNAFRQGLDARYTSEHSSTTFAEVLRKQSSLSKRLSQTSSIEYADNNPDELTIPEIDVERLSSHSHTETAV
- the Pmca gene encoding plasma membrane calcium-transporting ATPase 3 isoform X6, whose amino-acid sequence is MATIDGRPAQYGVTLKQLRELMELRGREGVNKINSYGGVQEICKKLYTSPSEGLSGSAADIEHRRDTFGSNLIPPKPPKTFLQLVWEALQDVTLIILEVAALVSLGLSFYHPADDEEKPLIDEDEAKYGWIEGAAIFISVILVVIVTASNDYSKEKQFRGLQSRIEGEHKFSVIRQGEVKQISVSDIVVGDICQIKYGDLLPADGILIQSNDLKVDESSLTGESDHVKKGELFDPMVLSGTHVMEGSGKMLVTAVGVNSQAGIIFTLLGAAVDQQEQEIKKMKKEAKKQRKKKSLTGDEAVEITGNSHVSSGKHEGGENHHAASHGQAAEGKKEKSVLQAKLTKLAIQIGYAGSTIAVLTVFILVIQFCVKTFYIDGKEWRNTYAGDLVRHLIIGVTVLVVAVPEGLPLAVTLSLAYSVKKMMKDNNLVRHLDACETMGNATAICSDKTGTLTTNRMTVVQSYICEKMSKTTPDFSDIPSHVGNLIIQAISINSAYTSRIIPAQDPSELPLQVGNKTECALLGFVVALGMNYQTIRDDQPEETFTRVYTFNSVRKSMSTAIPRKGGGYRLFTKGASEIIMKKCAFIYGRDGHLEKFTREMQERLVKNVIEPMASDGLRTICIASRDFVPGKAEINQVHIDNEPNWDDEENIVNNLTCLCIVGIEDPVRPEVPDAIRKCQRAGITVRMVTGDNINTARSIAMKCGILKPNEDFLILEGKEFNRRIRDSNGEIQQHLLDKVWPKLRVLARSSPTDKYTLVKGIIDSKSSSSREVVAVTGDGTNDGPALKKADVGFAMGIAGTDVAKEASDIILTDDNFSSIVKAVMWGRNVYDSIAKFLQFQLTVNIVAVIVAFIGACAVQDSPLKAVQMLWVNLIMDTLASLALATEMPTPDLLLRRPYGRTKPLISRTMMKNILGQAVYQLSVIFMLLFVGDQMLDIDSGRGVAQAGGGPTQHFTIIFNTFVMMTLFNEFNARKIHGQRNVFQGIFTNPIFYSIWIATCLSQVIIIQYGKMAFSTKALTLEQWMWCLFFGIGTLLWGQVITTIPTRKIPKILSQKRECRTSTRVTTTLKSILEL